CCCTGATGGAACTGACGAACACCCTGGTCAAGGCCAAGCGCGCCCCGGTGTTCGGCACGCCCGCCTGGGACGAGGCGCTGGACATCTTCAACCGCCTGCTGGCCCCCGTGGTGCCGCACATCGCCGAGGAGATCTGGGCGGCGCGCGGCCAGGACGGCAGCGTACACACCGCCGCGTGGCCCGCCATGGACGAGCAGGCCGCGACCCGCGACACCGTCACCCTGGGCGTGCAGGTCAGCGGGAAGGTGCGCGGGCAGGTCACGATCAGCAAGTCGGCCACGCAGGACGAGGCGATGGCCGCCGCCAAAGAGAACGCCGACGTGGCCCGTTTCATCGAGGGTAAGCAGATCGTCAAGGAGATCTACGTGCCGGGCCGCATCATCAACATCGTCGTGAAGTGAACTCCGGCCTGCTGAGGCGTTCCTGAAGGAGCACCGGACACGCGCGGCCCCTGCGAAGGTGTGGGGGCCGCGTTTTCCGGTCGCCGGACGGGCGACGGGCGCCGGGTCGCGGTGGGCCGTTCGGGGGACGCGTCGCCTGAATGGCGTCCCGGTGTGCGACTCTGTGGGGGTGACGCGCAGGCCCAAGCAGAAAATCCGATTCAAGAACGACCGACCCCCTGAGCGATCCGCCTCCGATCGCCCGGCGGCTCCGACCGGGAGCCGTGCGGAGGCGCGGCCCGCCGTGAACTACTTCGAGGTGCGCCCCGCGAACCTCCCGCCCCGGCTGGACTCCCTGAAGGCCCTCACCAAGAGTGGCGTGCGCGGCTACCCGGACGTGGACGCCGCGCAGGCGCTGCTGGCGGGCGTGATGCGCAAGGACCGCGTGCGCGGCGACGTGCTCGACCTGAGTGCCATGGGTGGCCTGCTGGGCAGCCTGCCCGGCGTGACCCTGCGCGCCGTGGAGGGCAGCGCCGCCGCGCTGAGCGCCCTGGCGGCGGGTGGCCTGGACGCGCACGCGGCAGTGCCCGGCGAGTCCCTGCTGGAGCGCTGGCCGGACCGCGCCCGGACCGTGGCGCTGGTGCTGGCCGGGGACCGCGGGAACGCCTACGCCGCCGCGCAGGTCGCCTGGGCACACGCCTGCACGCCGCCCGGCGGGACGCTGTACATCGCCGGGGACCGCGACAAGGGCTTCGACCGGTACGTGCGGCTGGCCGGGAACGCCTTCGGTGCCGGGGAGGTCGTGGCGCGTGACGGTGGGATGCGCGTGGCGAAACTCATCCGCCGTCCCGGTCCCACCCCGGCCCTCCCGGACCCCGAGGGCTTCGAGGCCTTCGGCGTGACGGTCGTGGGCCTGCCCGGTGTGTTCAGCGCCGCGAAACCCGACAAGGCCACCGCGCTGATGCTGGGCGCGCTGGAACGCCTCGACCCGGACGGCCGCGCGCTGAGCGGCAAGGACGTGCTGGACCTGGGCTGCGGCACCGGCCTCATCGGCGCGTGGGCCGCGCGGCGCGGCGCGACCGTGACCCTGGTGGACGGCGATCTGCCCAGCGTCCGCAGCGCGCAGGCCACCCTGGCCGCCAGCGGCCTGACCGGCGCGGCCGTCCACTCGGACGTGGACGCCGCGCTGGACCCGGCGGCGACCTTCGACGTGATCCTCACGAACCCGCCCTTCCACGTGGGGCGCGGCGTGGTGCTGGACGTCGCGCGGGAATTCATCGCCGCCGCCGCGCGCCGCCTGCGGCCCGGTGGGACGCTGCACCTCGTCGCGAACGACTTCCTGCCCTACGAGGCGGACCTGCGCGCCCTGGGCGAGGTCCGCGAGACCCTGCGCGAGGCGGGCTTCAAGGTGCTGTCTGTCACGCGCGCCTGACCCCAACTCGCGCCTGCCCTCCCCGACCGGGGGGCGGGAACCAGTGGGCGGCCAGCCTCGTATCTCACCTGTTGGCCCGGCGTTCCCCACCAGCTCCCCCCTCCCACGTCCTGATCCCGTCACGATGCGGTCCTGGGCGCGTTTGCTAGACTGACGCGTTCAGGTGCCCGGCACCCGGCACACGGCCCGCCGCCCGGACACCACCCAACCCACCAGCATTCGCCCCGACCCCACCCCAGGAGGCCGCATGGCAGATTCCACGACCGTCCGCACCCGCAAGAAGATCGACGCCGAGAGCGGCGAACCCAAGGCCGCCGCGCGCGCCCGTGCCCGCGTCGCGCCCGGCACGACGCCCAAACCCGTCACGACCGCCACCAGCCCCATGCCCGCCAAGCCCGCCGCGAAGAAGGC
This region of Deinococcus sp. JMULE3 genomic DNA includes:
- a CDS encoding class I SAM-dependent methyltransferase, which codes for MNYFEVRPANLPPRLDSLKALTKSGVRGYPDVDAAQALLAGVMRKDRVRGDVLDLSAMGGLLGSLPGVTLRAVEGSAAALSALAAGGLDAHAAVPGESLLERWPDRARTVALVLAGDRGNAYAAAQVAWAHACTPPGGTLYIAGDRDKGFDRYVRLAGNAFGAGEVVARDGGMRVAKLIRRPGPTPALPDPEGFEAFGVTVVGLPGVFSAAKPDKATALMLGALERLDPDGRALSGKDVLDLGCGTGLIGAWAARRGATVTLVDGDLPSVRSAQATLAASGLTGAAVHSDVDAALDPAATFDVILTNPPFHVGRGVVLDVAREFIAAAARRLRPGGTLHLVANDFLPYEADLRALGEVRETLREAGFKVLSVTRA